The genomic segment GAGAGCACGTTGGCGATGAGGCCGTTGAGGGCCGCGCAGTCGGAGCGAATCTGGCTTTCGAACTCGAGGCCTTCGCGGACGCTCATGATGGCCATGCCGTGATCGCCGATGGTGCCGGAGACGAGGATGGCATCACCTGGCTCGGCGAGTGCTGGCCCTACCGATATACCTGCACGGAGCAGCCCAACGCCAGTTGTGTTGATGTAGACGCCGTCGCCGTGGCCGCGCTCGACGACTTTCGTATCACCGGTGACGATCTGTACACCTGCCGTCTTTGCAGCAGCAGACATCTCCTGCACGATGGCGGCGAGCTGCGCTAACGGAAAGCCTTCTTCGAGAATGAAGCTTGCCGATAGGAATTTTGGTTCGGCGCCGGAGACAGCGAGGTCATTGACGGTGCCGTTGATGGCGAGCGCGCCGATGGATCCACCCGGAAAGAAGAGCGGCTGCACGACGAACGAGTCGGTGCTCATGGCGAGGCGGCCGGATGCGAGATCGAAGACCGCTGCGTCGCCGAGGTTTTCGAGGGCGGCGTTGCGGAAGGCGGGCAGAAACAGATGCTCGACGAGTTCGTTGCCGAGTTTGCCGCCGCCGCCGTGGCCCATCACGATTTCTGGGTAGTCGGCGAGCGGGAGCGGGCAGGACCAGGTGGAGAGGTCGATGGTGGCGGCAGTATCGGTTGTCATCGTCCTGCTCCTGCTAATTGTTCAAACGACAAGAACCGGCCGTAGTTGAAGTAGGCGGCGCAGGCGCCTTCGCTGGAGACCATGGTTGCGCCGAGTGGGCGCCGTGGCGTGCACTCCTTGCCGAACGCCGGGCACTCGCCGGGCTTGATGGCTCCACGGAGAACGTCGCCGGCGTGGCAGAGAGGCGACTCGACGGTGCGGATGCCCGAGATATGGAAGCGCTCCTCGGCGTCGAAGTCTCGATAGGCGGCGTTGAGCTTCCAGCCGCTGCGCGGGATGACGCCGATGCCGCGCCAGGCGCGATCTGTGGTCTCGAATACCTCCGAGAGCAGCCGCTGCGCTTCGAGATTGCCGGCGTAGCTGACGATGCGTTCGTAGGCGTTTTCGACGTGGTGCTCGCCGCGTTCGAGTTGAATGACGGCGCGGCGTATGCCGTCGAGCAGGTCGAGCGGCTCGAAGCCGGTGACGATGATGGGGATATTGAACTGATCGGCGAGCGGCGGATACTCCCAGTAGCCCATGACGCTGCAGACGTGTCCGGCGGCCAGGAACGCCTGCACCTGGTTGCCGGGCGAGGACATGATGGCGTCGATGGCCGGCGGAACGAGGACGTGCGAAACGAGCAGCGAGAAGTTCTTCAGGCCACGGCGTTTGGCCAGGTGCACGCTCATGGCGTTGGCGGGCGCAGTGGTTTCGAATCCTACGCCGAAGAATACGACTTGCCGGTCAGGGTTCTTGACGGCGAGTTCGACGGCGTCGAGCGGGGAGTAGACGACGCGCACGTCGCCGCCGCGGCCTTTGACCTGGAACAGATCGCTGTCGGTGCCGGGAACGCGCAGCATGTCGCCGAAGCTGCAGAAGATGACGCCGGGCTGCGCGGCGATGGCCAAGGCTTTGTCGATCAGTTCGAGCGGCGTGACGCACACGGGGCAGCCCGGACCGTGGACCATTTCCACGCCGACGGGCAGCATCTGGTCGATGCCGTTCTTGATAATGGAGTGGGTCTGGCCGCCGCAGACTTCCATGATCTTCCAGGGGCGCGTGGTGATGGCGTGAATTTCGCGCGCCACGCGCTGGGCGATTTCGCCGTTGCGGAACTCGTCGAGGTACTTCATTGGCGGTACTTCTTTCCGAGAAGCTGCGGCTCGGTGGAGGTGGCGGAATCGGGGAGGGCGCAGCTTCCGTCCGGGCAGTTGGATTGCGGGCGATCGGCGGCGCGGGCGAAGGCTTCTTCTTCGGTGGCGAGCTCTTCGTCGAGGACGCCCATGGCGCGGAAGGTGGCGAGGGTCTCCTCTGCGGTAGCCTCGTCGACTTTGGAGATGGCGAAGCCTACGTGCACGATGGCGTAGTCGCCGACGGCGATTTCAGGGACGTAGTCGAGGCAGACCTTTTTGACCACGCCGCCGAAGTTGACGCGGCCCATGCGGATCGGGCCGTCACTGGTGATCTCCTCTACGCGGCCGGGGATAGCGAGACACATTGCGGACCTCTCTGGAAGGGTTTATACGCCTGCCGGAGGATGATGCGGTGTGATTTGAATCACCGGTGGCGCATGCGCGCGGCCACTGCGAGTCAGGTGCCTCTACTTCTGCTTCGCTATGGCTTTGGCCTGGTTCTGGACTACGCGGGCTTTGACCATGTTCTTCACGAGGCCGGCGGGCAGGGGCTTGTCCCGAGCGAATTGGAGAGTGCCTTTGGCGGTGCGGTAGGTCTTTACGTCGTCGGCGAAGTCGTCGAGGAGCGAGGCGGACATGGGGAAGAAGCTGCAGTGCTCTTTGAAGGCGGCGTATCCGACGAGAGCGCCTTTGTAGCGGAAGGCGGGCATGCCGTAGCTGATGCACTCTTCGGCGTCTTTGGGCGCGGCGGCGCGAATGGTGGCGCGGACCTTCTCCAGCGTGGTGCGGGCGGGCTCGGGGACGCGGGCGAGATAGGCTTCGACGGCGGCTGTGCCGTTGGCGGTGGACTTGACGGATTTCATAGTTCTCCTCCCGTCTGACAATTTTTTGGGGAGCTCTGGAATTCTCGCTCGCATCATCTTCTCCGAGGCCCGCTAGACGTAGCTCTTCCGGTTTGGATCGAAGACGAATGGGTGTTTGTGCTGCTGAAAAAGGTCCAGAATCGCATTCGCTCCCTGCGTCAGCTTCAGATCGCATTCGCGGGATGTCAAAGGGGTCAGCCAAAGGAATTCGACTGGATCGCCGTCGAGGACCAGCTCCTCGCTGAGATTCTGGTCGGCTTTCACGAGGGGCGGCAGGAAGAATGCGGTGTCCATTTCGGTGCCCCAGAGGGATTCCGGCGGATTCCCGTTCGGGATGGTATGAAATGCGCCGATCCATGTTTTCAGGTCATGCGGAAAATGGGCCAGCCAGCGCATGAAATCGGAGTATTCCTTGCGCGGCTCGCGGCAATAAAAGATGATTTCAACGCGCCTTGGCACGTCGGGCTTGTGCCCGGTGTTCATGGGCAAATCGCTCATCCCCGACGTCACCAGCGTGCAGACTCCGTCGCCTAACTTGGGCCGGTTGTACTCAAACACATCAATGTGCGGGACGAGCCGAATGACTTCATGCCAGACCTGCGTGGCTTCGCCAAATCGGCGCTCATATATCTCGTCGCGTATCTTTCCGTACTCGGCAGATTTCTCTACAAAGCCTATCTGCGTTTGCTTCCAATCCTCATTGGAATAGCGGTGAATCGTCGATCCACCTGGTGAGACATCTGCTTCCGGCTTTTTGCCGGATCTGTCGAACAGGCCCATGTTTCTTCTCCCCGTGCAGGTCAACCCAGATCGTCCCATATCCGACGTGCGGAATGGGCGCAGTCACGAGCGTTGAAGCCGCTTGGTGCACTGCTTGCCCAGGTAGTCGAGCCATTCTGGCATACCTGCGCCGGTTTTGGCAGAGGTTTCGAAGATACGGATGCCGGGGCGGATTTCGCGGATGTTGCGGATGGCGGCTTCGCGATCGAAGCCGACGGCCTCGGCTATGTCGATTTTGGTGATGATGGCGGCGTCGGCCGAGTTGAACAGCGTGGGGTACTTGAGCGGCTTGTCCTCGCCCTCGGTGACGGACAGCAAGGCTACGCGGATGCGCTCGCCAAGGTCGTAGCTGGAGGGGCAGACGAGATTGCCGACGTTCTCGATGAAGAGGTAGTCGAGGTCCTCCGGACGGGTCTGGTCCCACGTATCGAGGTGAGTGCGCACCATCTCGGCTTCGAGGTGGCAGATGCCGTGGGTGTTGATCTGGCGGACGGGGACGCCGCTGGCGGCAAGGCGGCGGGCGTCGTTGTCGGTCTCGAGATCGCCCACCAGCGCGGCGGCGCGCAAGCCTTGCTGGCGCAGGGCAGTGAGGGTCTTCTGCAGGAACTCGGTTTTGCCGGTGCCGGGGCTGGAGACGAGGTTGAGGACGAGGACGCCGGCGGCCTCAAAGCGGGCGCGGAGCTGGCGGGCGAGTTCGTCGTTCTTCTTCAGGATTCCCTGGCGGAGTTCTACGATGCGGGTGGTCATGGGGCGACAACCTCCGGGGCGTCTTCGATTTCTATGGATTCGATCTCCAACTCGCGGCCAGTGCGGACGTCGGTGGCGGGCGCATCGCAGTGCGGGCAGTGGAAGTGCTGGAGGCTTGGGAGCGCGCCGTCGCGTCCGCAGGCTTGGCAGTGGACGGTGACGGGGACGGTGTTGACCACGAGCTTGGAGGCGGCCAGGGGGGTGCCTTCGATGGCGATGCCGTAGCAGAACTGGAGCGAGTCCTCGATGACGGCGGAGAGGGCTCCGACGCGGAGGCGGACCTGGAGCACGCGGGCGCCGGGATAGTTCGCGAGGGACTCGGTGACCGACTCGACCACGCTGGTCACGATGGAAAGCTCATGCATCGAATGGGATTCTACGCCGGGGGAGGGGTGTGGGCGGGTGATCTGGCTCACTTGGGATGAGGCTAAAGGCAGGGATTTGGGATTAGGGCTTGGGGAGTAGGGGATACAAATGCAGGGACAATGGGACAGTCAGGGGATTTTGGGCAGGGATATCCTGTGTGGCTCGTTGGCGTGGGGTAAAGCGACAGGGTGATGGAGTGTCAGGAGGCTCCTTTGGCTAGTTAGCGTGTCAGCCGGTCAGCTACTCGGCGGTTAGCTGGCGGTTGGAACTCCCAGGCCGCTCTTGGTGAGGGGGGAGGGGGTGGGGGGTGCCTTCTTCCAAGGAGCCAGGGGGGCCTCGGGCATGGTCTTGCCGGACAGGATCTGCTCGAGCATGGCCTGGACGTGGTTTGTGTCGTCCTTTGAGGCCTTTGCAGGCGTCTGCCGGAGGGTTGCCGCAGGGGGGAGGGGGGTGGGGGTGGCTGCTGGTTGGGGCTGCGGTGATTTGGAGTGCTGGTTGGTGCGGCGGGAGCCTACGGCGATCTGTGTGGCGTAGAGGAGTTTTGCGGCCTCGGCGGTGGTGAAGACTTCGAGGACCAGGCCATGGGTGACGCAGGCCAGGAAGGCGTCGATGGTGGCGGGGGTTAGGAAGGGCATGGCGCGGCGGTAGGCTCGGTTGACGCGGGCGAGAGATTCAGGACTGTGGTCGTTGCGTGCGTCGTCTTCGGCACACGCTTTGTTGTAGGCGTCGAGGCAGTGCTGTACGGCTTGTTCTGGTGTGATGGTCGTGGTCATGGTTGTACCTTTCGTAAATGTGGTTGTGGTTTCACCCGGTCGCGGTGAGTTGTGCGGGCGCGGGAGTCCCCTCCCCGGTCCCCAAAAGCTAGGGACCGGGGGCACCCGGCGCCCGGGGTGCGGCGAACTGCTGCTTCGCCGGGTGGCGCACAGTAGATTCGTGGTGAGTGAAGTTCCTTCCCGCCCAAGAGGAACTTGGGGCACCCGCTTCCTTGGAAGGCAGCGATCGGGCAAAAGAAAATGCCCGCCGGATTGGGGTCCGGCGGGCACTGTTTTTTGCTCCTATTAATAGGCTAGCAAATTCGAAGAGTTATCCGCAATTAGTTTTCCACATTTTGGAATGATTGGATTCATGAACTTAAGTCGGTTTTCCACATGCGGGGGGGGACTTGACAACGATTCTTGAAGGAGCACAGCCGACGCCCGGCGTTGGGCTCCGCCCTGATCCCCAAAGGCTAGGAACCAAGGACACCCTGCGCTCGGCTCACGGCGAGGGCGTGCAGAATCATGACCTGGGTCGTGCAAACCGGCTAACATTGCGGCCATGGACGAGTTGCGGCCCGGGGGCTTCGTCAGCACTGGCGATTACCGCGAACAATGGAGTTGCTTCGACGCGGAGAGGCGGCGTCTTCTGATCCGTCTATCTGCACTCGCGGGTGGGCTTGCCGTTTCTGTTCTCTTACTCTTCTCTAGATTGAGTGATCCCCATTCGCCGGTCGTTGTGCGCGTCGCAATCTCCGGTTCGTTCGTACTGCTTGTCATTGCGTTCCTTGCGCAATGGTTCTTCTTCGTCTGGGAGATGGGAACCTGGCCTTGTCCGAGATGTGCAGAGCGTTTCTTTCTTTCGGCTTTTGCCTTCGATCCTTTTTTTACCCGTCGGTGTAGGCACTGCGGCTTGCTTCGGCTGAAGAATGCGGAAGTCAGGAATGTCGATCCAGAGTGAAATCGGCGACTGCGCGGAACTGGCGAAAAGCAACTGCGGATCCCTCGGTCCGCTGAAGACGACGCGCGGACTTTCGGGATGACACTTCTGTGGGGGAACGAGCCTCACGTTCGAGCTTGCATCCCACCCCGGTCCCCAAATGCCAGGGACTGGGTACCGACACGCCGACCGCCGCACTGTCGTAGACTCTCCTTCGAGATGAGACGCAGACGACTACTCCGACCAGTTTGGTTTCTTGCTGTGCTACTCCCCGTCACTCTCCTGAGCCAGAGCGCTCCTCCTGGTGCCCAACAAGTCGCGCCGATCCCAATGCCGAGCGACCGCGCCTCTGACTCTTACCTGATTTACTCGAGCCTGATGCCTCTCGGCGAAACGGTCGGTGCAGGTTGGCCGCACGATCTGTGGCTAGTTCAAGACACAACGGTTCTGGCAGTGCCTCTGGATCAGCCGTGTCGGGAACGCCCCACGGCGAATGCAGGACACGATTGGGGCATGAACCCGCACAATGGAGTGCATCCTCCTAAAGCTCGCGAGCAGGACTTCAAGGAAATCCTCCAAGACTTCGATGCTCATTGCCATGAGGTCCTGTCGCTGAGCGCGACTGCCTGGCAGACGACGGTTCCGGTCCATCTTCTGACGCCAACGGAACAGGCTGAGTTCCAGAACACGCGTTGGGAGAAGGCCGACGAGGCAGCGAGGGCCAAGTACAAAGGCGCGCCCGCTCTATACGGTTTTAGCGAGGTCTATTTCAACGAGCACCATACCGTGGCTCTTGTGTATGCCACGCATTGGTGCGGCGGACTATGCGGGGAGGGGTTTTGGATCGCTTTCGCGCTAGAGAATGGGCAATGGAAGCGGCAGAATTGGGCAGCGATGCGGTGGATTTCGTAGCGGGGCGGAGGCGAGGTTCAGATCGACAAAAATCAAATGCTGATCATGCTGGTGATTGGCGATTTGGAACGGTAGGCGCAGTAAGCAGCACAGGATCAGATGTGTATTGCAGCCTACTCGGAAGTGGCGAAAAGCAACTGCGGATCCCTCGGTCCGCTGAAGAAGGCGCGCGGACTTTCGGGATGACACTTCTGTTGGGGGAGCGGGCTTGACGTTCGAGCTTACATCCAACCCCGGTCCCCAAATGCGAGGCGACGGGGGCACCCGCTCGAATAGCAGATTCCCGCTGGGAATGACAGCAAGAAAAGCAAGAACAAATGCAAGGGCAAAAGCGGGTTCTTCTCCTGCGGCTCAGAATGACAAATTTGTGGGACGGGTTCGGTAGTATGGTGGCAAAG from the Occallatibacter riparius genome contains:
- the hypE gene encoding hydrogenase expression/formation protein HypE → MTTDTAATIDLSTWSCPLPLADYPEIVMGHGGGGKLGNELVEHLFLPAFRNAALENLGDAAVFDLASGRLAMSTDSFVVQPLFFPGGSIGALAINGTVNDLAVSGAEPKFLSASFILEEGFPLAQLAAIVQEMSAAAKTAGVQIVTGDTKVVERGHGDGVYINTTGVGLLRAGISVGPALAEPGDAILVSGTIGDHGMAIMSVREGLEFESQIRSDCAALNGLIANVLSAAGGAVHTMRDPTRGGLASTLNEIASASNVGIALDERAIPVRPDVRSACELLGLDPVYVANEGKAAFIVAPECADVVLSVLQAHPLGREAARIGTVTTDHPRMLVARTAMGANRVIAIPVGEQLPRIC
- the hypD gene encoding hydrogenase formation protein HypD, with the protein product MKYLDEFRNGEIAQRVAREIHAITTRPWKIMEVCGGQTHSIIKNGIDQMLPVGVEMVHGPGCPVCVTPLELIDKALAIAAQPGVIFCSFGDMLRVPGTDSDLFQVKGRGGDVRVVYSPLDAVELAVKNPDRQVVFFGVGFETTAPANAMSVHLAKRRGLKNFSLLVSHVLVPPAIDAIMSSPGNQVQAFLAAGHVCSVMGYWEYPPLADQFNIPIIVTGFEPLDLLDGIRRAVIQLERGEHHVENAYERIVSYAGNLEAQRLLSEVFETTDRAWRGIGVIPRSGWKLNAAYRDFDAEERFHISGIRTVESPLCHAGDVLRGAIKPGECPAFGKECTPRRPLGATMVSSEGACAAYFNYGRFLSFEQLAGAGR
- a CDS encoding HypC/HybG/HupF family hydrogenase formation chaperone translates to MCLAIPGRVEEITSDGPIRMGRVNFGGVVKKVCLDYVPEIAVGDYAIVHVGFAISKVDEATAEETLATFRAMGVLDEELATEEEAFARAADRPQSNCPDGSCALPDSATSTEPQLLGKKYRQ
- a CDS encoding iron chaperone, whose product is MKSVKSTANGTAAVEAYLARVPEPARTTLEKVRATIRAAAPKDAEECISYGMPAFRYKGALVGYAAFKEHCSFFPMSASLLDDFADDVKTYRTAKGTLQFARDKPLPAGLVKNMVKARVVQNQAKAIAKQK
- a CDS encoding suppressor of fused domain protein, which codes for MGLFDRSGKKPEADVSPGGSTIHRYSNEDWKQTQIGFVEKSAEYGKIRDEIYERRFGEATQVWHEVIRLVPHIDVFEYNRPKLGDGVCTLVTSGMSDLPMNTGHKPDVPRRVEIIFYCREPRKEYSDFMRWLAHFPHDLKTWIGAFHTIPNGNPPESLWGTEMDTAFFLPPLVKADQNLSEELVLDGDPVEFLWLTPLTSRECDLKLTQGANAILDLFQQHKHPFVFDPNRKSYV
- the hypB gene encoding hydrogenase nickel incorporation protein HypB — its product is MTTRIVELRQGILKKNDELARQLRARFEAAGVLVLNLVSSPGTGKTEFLQKTLTALRQQGLRAAALVGDLETDNDARRLAASGVPVRQINTHGICHLEAEMVRTHLDTWDQTRPEDLDYLFIENVGNLVCPSSYDLGERIRVALLSVTEGEDKPLKYPTLFNSADAAIITKIDIAEAVGFDREAAIRNIREIRPGIRIFETSAKTGAGMPEWLDYLGKQCTKRLQRS
- the hypA gene encoding hydrogenase maturation nickel metallochaperone HypA: MHELSIVTSVVESVTESLANYPGARVLQVRLRVGALSAVIEDSLQFCYGIAIEGTPLAASKLVVNTVPVTVHCQACGRDGALPSLQHFHCPHCDAPATDVRTGRELEIESIEIEDAPEVVAP